From a single Micromonospora sp. WMMD1102 genomic region:
- a CDS encoding MerR family transcriptional regulator, which produces MTVLIGELSRQTGVNTHQLRYYEAQGLLEPARASSGYREYGDGDVVTVTQIRRLLEAGLSTQEIGFLLPCATGTAPELEPCPELLDTLRARLHGLDDRTDTLTRSRQALVDYIAVTERRVSTYPGGSGVCPTE; this is translated from the coding sequence GTGACCGTGCTGATCGGGGAGCTGAGCCGGCAGACCGGAGTCAACACGCACCAGTTGCGCTACTACGAGGCCCAGGGCCTGCTCGAACCCGCACGGGCCAGCAGCGGCTACCGGGAGTACGGCGACGGCGACGTGGTGACCGTCACCCAGATCAGGAGACTGCTCGAAGCCGGACTCTCCACACAGGAGATCGGATTCCTGCTGCCCTGCGCCACCGGTACGGCCCCGGAACTCGAACCCTGCCCCGAACTGCTGGACACGTTGCGGGCCCGGCTGCACGGGTTGGACGACCGGACCGACACGCTCACCCGCTCCCGGCAGGCGCTTGTCGACTACATCGCGGTCACCGAGCGGCGGGTGTCGACGTACCCGGGCGGTTCCGGCGTCTGCCCGACGGAGTGA
- a CDS encoding DUF397 domain-containing protein, translated as MDVAEARWRKSTRSSPNAGNCVEVTGNLPGRVLVRDSKDRSGPVLAFGPDAWRSFLAEVSRD; from the coding sequence ATGGACGTAGCAGAGGCCCGGTGGCGCAAGTCGACCCGATCCAGCCCCAACGCCGGCAACTGCGTGGAGGTGACCGGCAACCTGCCCGGCCGGGTGCTCGTCCGGGACAGCAAGGACCGGTCCGGGCCGGTGCTGGCCTTCGGCCCGGACGCCTGGCGGTCCTTCCTGGCCGAGGTGTCCCGGGACTGA
- a CDS encoding GNAT family N-acetyltransferase: MAELIFRTARREDVPAIVAMLLDDEVAVSREPAEPTGEEVDAAYWAGFEAVDSDPRNELVVAELDGEPIGTMQLTFIPGVSRRGAERMQIEAVRVRSDRRGDGIGRRMMTWAVDQARERGCRLVQLTTDKRRTDAHRFYAGLGFRASHEGMKLSL, from the coding sequence ATGGCTGAGCTGATCTTCCGAACCGCCCGCCGCGAGGACGTGCCGGCGATCGTCGCGATGCTGCTCGACGACGAGGTGGCCGTGAGCCGGGAGCCGGCGGAGCCGACCGGCGAGGAGGTCGACGCCGCCTACTGGGCCGGCTTCGAGGCGGTCGACTCCGACCCGCGCAACGAACTGGTCGTCGCCGAACTCGACGGCGAGCCGATCGGCACCATGCAGCTCACCTTCATCCCCGGAGTGAGCCGGCGCGGCGCCGAACGGATGCAGATCGAGGCTGTCCGGGTCCGCTCCGACCGGCGCGGCGACGGCATCGGGCGGCGGATGATGACCTGGGCGGTGGACCAGGCCCGGGAACGCGGCTGCCGGCTGGTCCAGTTGACCACCGACAAGCGGCGTACGGACGCGCACCGCTTCTATGCCGGACTCGGCTTCCGGGCCAGTCACGAGGGCATGAAACTGTCGCTCTGA
- a CDS encoding alpha/beta hydrolase, whose protein sequence is MPRSHLRRLPLAGLLVAVLLVAGCTIPLFRPDDAGERGGPAAQPNGAAAADWKPCPEVPRKLVGRAASGMRYDCATIAVPADWNTPGGAGAGGDKLEISLLRIRSAKQQDRIGSLLVNPGGPGGSGVDSAVYLSFGASFGGLPDEVTRRFDVIGFDPRGVSRSSPVKCVSDADLDSTFGFEPDPADQAEFDELVALNRRIGDTCGSRYGERLRLFSTEQAAHDMDAIRTAVGDEKLSYLGYSYGTLLGATYAQLFPRNVRALVLDGAVDPKQDIVAGSESQAKGFERAFTNFTTWCRQTPGRCPIAPDARGAVTDALEKARVNPVRGEGGRDATAGWIFYAVISSLYTESGWQKLAAAIDSLGAGDPKEVFELADAYAERGENGTYTNLFDANLSVNCADEEGRVGVERIRSLQSEWREKYPLFGAPLAVGMLSCEFWPGQRDPYPTGPATGAPPIVVVGTTGDPATPYEQTPKLAEMLDVGVVLTWQGEGHTAYPQTRCITDAVDDYLIDLKPPSGGTTCPAR, encoded by the coding sequence TTGCCCCGCTCGCACCTTCGCCGACTGCCCCTGGCCGGTCTCCTCGTCGCCGTGCTGCTGGTCGCCGGCTGCACCATCCCGCTGTTCCGGCCGGACGACGCGGGCGAGCGCGGTGGGCCGGCGGCGCAGCCCAACGGCGCCGCCGCCGCGGACTGGAAGCCCTGCCCGGAGGTGCCGCGCAAGCTGGTCGGCCGGGCCGCGTCCGGCATGCGGTACGACTGTGCCACCATCGCCGTACCCGCGGACTGGAACACGCCCGGCGGTGCCGGCGCGGGCGGCGACAAGCTGGAGATCTCGCTGCTGCGGATCCGCTCGGCGAAGCAGCAGGACCGGATCGGCTCGCTGCTGGTCAACCCCGGCGGGCCCGGCGGTTCCGGCGTCGACTCGGCGGTCTACCTGTCGTTCGGGGCCAGCTTCGGCGGGCTGCCCGACGAGGTGACCCGGCGTTTCGACGTCATCGGCTTCGACCCTCGCGGAGTGTCCCGCTCCTCCCCCGTCAAGTGCGTCTCCGACGCCGACCTGGACAGCACCTTCGGCTTCGAGCCCGACCCGGCCGACCAGGCCGAGTTCGACGAGCTGGTGGCGCTGAACCGCAGGATCGGCGACACCTGCGGCAGCAGGTACGGCGAACGGCTGCGGCTCTTCTCCACCGAGCAGGCCGCGCACGACATGGACGCGATCCGCACCGCCGTCGGCGACGAGAAGCTGAGCTACCTCGGCTACTCCTACGGCACCCTGCTCGGCGCGACGTACGCCCAGCTCTTCCCGCGCAATGTCCGGGCGCTGGTGCTGGACGGCGCGGTCGACCCGAAGCAGGACATCGTGGCCGGCTCGGAGAGCCAGGCCAAGGGCTTCGAGCGGGCCTTCACCAACTTCACCACCTGGTGCCGGCAGACGCCGGGCCGCTGCCCGATCGCCCCGGACGCCCGGGGTGCGGTGACCGACGCCCTGGAGAAGGCCCGGGTGAATCCGGTACGCGGCGAGGGCGGCCGGGATGCGACCGCCGGCTGGATCTTCTACGCCGTGATCTCCTCGCTCTACACCGAGTCCGGTTGGCAGAAGCTCGCCGCCGCGATCGACTCGCTCGGCGCGGGCGACCCGAAGGAGGTCTTCGAACTCGCCGACGCCTACGCCGAGCGGGGCGAGAACGGGACCTACACGAACCTGTTCGACGCGAACCTCTCGGTGAACTGCGCCGACGAGGAGGGCAGGGTCGGGGTGGAGCGGATCCGGTCGTTGCAGTCGGAGTGGCGTGAGAAGTACCCGCTCTTCGGCGCCCCGCTGGCAGTCGGCATGCTGAGCTGCGAGTTCTGGCCGGGACAGCGGGACCCGTACCCGACCGGCCCGGCGACCGGCGCCCCGCCGATCGTCGTGGTCGGCACCACCGGCGACCCGGCCACGCCCTACGAGCAGACGCCGAAGCTGGCCGAGATGCTCGACGTCGGCGTGGTGCTGACCTGGCAGGGCGAGGGACACACCGCCTATCCGCAGACCCGCTGCATAACCGACGCCGTCGACGACTACCTGATCGACCTCAAGCCGCCGAGCGGCGGCACCACCTGCCCCGCCCGCTGA
- a CDS encoding ATP-dependent DNA ligase encodes MELPINPPVEPMLARSVPKIPTGPGMSYEPKWDGFRCIVFRDGDEVELASRGGKTLTRYFPEVVAQARRQLPTRCAVDGELVVIRRDGPDGEPRLDFELLSQRIHPAASRVNMLAETTPADLVAFDLLAVGDESLVDRPYQERRARLVEELRDVVPPVHVTQTTSDPETAARWFEIFEGAGLDGLVAKPADIPYEPGKRLMFKVKHTRTADVVVAGFRWHKSGPVVGSLLLGLYDEAGTLHHVGVSASFTAARRVELLDELAPYREGVEEHPWVHGDHTAGQRIPGGPSRWSGTKSLEWVPLRPELVVEVGYDAMEGDRFRHTAQFVRWRPDREPASCGYDQLDRPIRFDVDQVLRGDPLASGA; translated from the coding sequence GCTTCCGCTGCATCGTCTTCCGGGACGGTGACGAGGTCGAGCTGGCCAGCCGGGGCGGCAAGACGCTGACCCGGTATTTCCCCGAGGTCGTCGCGCAGGCCCGGAGGCAGTTGCCGACCCGCTGCGCGGTCGACGGCGAGCTGGTCGTGATCCGCCGGGACGGCCCGGACGGCGAGCCGAGGCTCGACTTCGAACTGCTCAGCCAGCGCATCCACCCGGCCGCCTCCCGGGTCAACATGCTGGCCGAGACGACCCCGGCCGACCTGGTCGCCTTCGACCTGCTCGCGGTCGGCGACGAGTCGCTTGTCGACCGGCCCTACCAGGAGCGCCGGGCCCGGCTGGTCGAGGAGCTGCGCGACGTCGTACCCCCGGTGCACGTCACCCAGACCACCAGCGACCCGGAGACGGCGGCCCGGTGGTTCGAGATCTTCGAGGGAGCCGGGCTGGACGGGCTGGTCGCCAAGCCCGCCGACATCCCGTACGAGCCGGGCAAGCGGCTGATGTTCAAGGTCAAGCACACCCGCACCGCCGACGTGGTGGTGGCCGGCTTCCGCTGGCACAAGTCCGGCCCGGTGGTCGGCTCGCTGCTGCTCGGGCTCTACGACGAGGCGGGCACGCTGCACCACGTCGGCGTCTCGGCGTCGTTCACCGCCGCCCGCCGGGTCGAGCTGCTGGACGAGCTGGCGCCGTACCGCGAGGGTGTCGAGGAGCATCCCTGGGTGCACGGCGACCACACCGCCGGGCAGCGCATCCCGGGCGGTCCGAGCCGGTGGTCCGGCACCAAGAGCCTGGAGTGGGTGCCACTGCGGCCGGAGCTGGTGGTCGAGGTCGGCTACGACGCGATGGAGGGGGACAGGTTCCGGCACACCGCCCAGTTCGTCCGCTGGCGGCCCGACCGGGAGCCGGCCTCCTGCGGGTACGACCAACTCGACCGTCCGATCCGGTTCGACGTCGACCAGGTGCTCCGGGGCGACCCGCTCGCCTCCGGCGCGTAG